The Solibacillus daqui genome has a segment encoding these proteins:
- a CDS encoding M15 family metallopeptidase, with protein sequence MKKLLFAIIIAVIGYQFFTKEQVAAPDLPQTIPLESFAISSGDLVLVNRDTQLQQDPINLAQIPTDIAANVVVDSNFLLENQVMQPLKQLFEAAQQDDIHYFIINSAYRSGILQQQLFEENGAAYALPSGYSEHQTGLSLDIGSTAGKMENTAEGKWLEQNAPKFGFILRYPKHKVDVTDINYEPWHFRYVGLPHSVTLQEKDFALEEYISYLKKEQSYTTKVNGTTYFVQYTTNSTTVNIPNTSNFNVSGDNKNGYIITSIIEE encoded by the coding sequence ATGAAAAAACTATTATTCGCCATTATAATTGCCGTTATTGGCTATCAATTTTTCACAAAAGAGCAAGTTGCAGCACCTGACTTACCTCAAACAATTCCACTCGAATCCTTTGCGATTTCAAGTGGCGATCTTGTATTAGTTAATCGAGACACCCAGTTGCAGCAAGACCCAATAAACCTAGCTCAAATACCGACAGACATCGCTGCAAATGTTGTTGTCGATTCAAATTTTTTGCTTGAAAATCAGGTCATGCAGCCGTTAAAACAGCTTTTCGAAGCCGCACAGCAAGATGACATTCATTATTTTATTATTAACAGTGCCTATCGGAGCGGAATATTACAGCAGCAATTATTCGAGGAAAATGGTGCTGCCTATGCGCTACCTTCGGGTTACAGTGAACATCAGACAGGGCTCTCACTCGATATCGGCTCTACTGCAGGGAAAATGGAAAACACCGCTGAAGGAAAATGGCTCGAACAAAATGCCCCGAAATTCGGCTTTATTCTACGTTATCCGAAGCATAAAGTCGACGTAACCGACATCAATTATGAGCCATGGCATTTTCGCTATGTTGGCTTACCGCATAGCGTGACGTTGCAGGAAAAGGATTTTGCGCTTGAAGAATACATTAGTTATTTAAAAAAGGAACAATCCTATACAACAAAAGTAAATGGCACAACGTATTTCGTACAGTATACGACGAACTCGACAACTGTAAACATCCCGAATACAAGCAACTTCAACGTTTCAGGTGACAACAAAAACGGCTATATTATTACTTCAATTATAGAAGAATAG
- a CDS encoding DUF2812 domain-containing protein — protein sequence MGKKRKLVPVELWQRGQVESWLTEQAQHGLKLEKINSFMATFQKTEPQDLEYRMIIMHEKDSFPPNTKALEQEGWQYVVSYEYYHIFCSQQADASSEIESLVEQAASFDEIIKKTRNQILINSVSTIVILTLIIALFRNAMMPITNTIEGYTLGTLFMIFTNSCMVVIFLTEWLGVKRLKRQLQQGRALDYRAGWRIPRLKKFGWKLGYLSIIIVCFVVIIKQVNSSSYETLPNDTGDLPILRLAMIESPEILTQQALSENDWYNLLEQNRSIFAPEQYKFRETLSVRLENQQLYEPRFEYNTIECVVPSLAIALFNEWATYYEVDNEPNFSHTEFDHVLVAKIYEDTSRILTIKEKRVQYVDYQGEANIETILKALENL from the coding sequence TTGGGCAAAAAACGAAAGCTCGTGCCAGTGGAATTATGGCAGCGTGGTCAGGTGGAGAGTTGGCTCACCGAACAGGCACAGCACGGCCTAAAGCTTGAAAAAATTAATAGCTTCATGGCAACATTTCAAAAAACGGAGCCGCAAGATCTTGAATATCGCATGATTATCATGCATGAAAAAGATAGCTTTCCACCAAATACGAAAGCATTGGAACAAGAAGGTTGGCAATACGTTGTCAGTTATGAGTATTACCATATTTTTTGCTCGCAGCAAGCGGATGCTTCCAGTGAGATCGAATCCTTAGTAGAACAAGCGGCATCATTTGATGAGATTATAAAGAAAACCCGCAATCAAATACTAATAAATAGCGTGTCAACTATAGTCATTTTAACACTGATTATTGCACTGTTTCGGAATGCGATGATGCCGATTACAAATACCATTGAAGGCTATACATTAGGTACGTTATTTATGATTTTTACAAATAGCTGTATGGTTGTTATTTTTCTTACAGAATGGCTTGGGGTTAAGCGCCTAAAAAGGCAATTACAGCAAGGAAGAGCATTAGATTACCGCGCAGGCTGGCGAATTCCACGCCTTAAGAAATTCGGCTGGAAACTGGGCTATTTATCTATTATAATCGTTTGTTTTGTTGTTATTATCAAGCAAGTTAATTCTTCTAGTTATGAAACACTTCCAAATGATACAGGGGACTTACCGATTTTGCGCTTAGCTATGATTGAATCCCCAGAAATTTTAACACAACAAGCGCTCTCTGAAAATGATTGGTACAATTTGCTAGAGCAAAATAGGTCGATCTTTGCTCCAGAGCAATACAAATTTCGTGAAACTTTGTCCGTTCGGCTAGAAAATCAACAATTGTATGAGCCACGTTTCGAATACAACACGATCGAATGTGTCGTACCTAGCTTAGCAATTGCGTTATTTAATGAATGGGCAACTTATTATGAAGTAGATAACGAACCCAATTTCTCGCATACAGAGTTTGATCATGTACTTGTGGCTAAAATATATGAGGATACTTCACGCATTTTAACAATTAAAGAAAAGCGCGTGCAGTATGTCGACTATCAAGGTGAAGCAAATATCGAGACGATTTTGAAAGCTTTAGAAAATTTATAA
- a CDS encoding iron-siderophore ABC transporter substrate-binding protein: protein MKNKKSLLTLLFACFMAIVLAACSDSSDKKTTTDNKDGDTASTESSDQQYPITVQHAFGETIIEEKPERVATIAWANHDVALALGTVPVGFSAANYGVQDESGMLPWTADALKELGEENPNVYQDTDGLDFEAIADSNPDVILAAYSGITQEEYDTLSQIAPVIAYKETPWVTSWRDQVTLNSAGMGMEKEGQQLIADTEKLIADKANEYSAIKGKKAAFGMFNVTDLSKFYIYTPGDPRGEFLTDLGMEYPESLKALSTDESFYLELSAEHADALADVEIFIAYGDKNTVKALQADPILGKIPAIEKGNVVIVEDNTPLAAAGNPNPLSIKYTIDEYLTLISDVAKNIQ, encoded by the coding sequence ATGAAGAACAAAAAATCATTACTAACGCTATTGTTCGCTTGCTTCATGGCAATCGTTTTAGCCGCTTGCTCAGATTCATCTGACAAAAAAACAACAACAGACAATAAAGATGGTGATACAGCATCAACTGAATCATCTGATCAACAATATCCAATTACTGTGCAACATGCTTTTGGTGAAACAATTATCGAAGAAAAACCAGAACGCGTTGCAACTATCGCATGGGCAAACCATGACGTCGCTTTAGCTTTAGGCACTGTTCCTGTAGGATTCTCTGCAGCAAACTACGGTGTACAAGATGAAAGCGGTATGCTTCCATGGACTGCTGATGCATTAAAAGAATTAGGTGAAGAAAACCCGAACGTCTACCAAGATACAGACGGCTTAGACTTTGAAGCAATTGCTGATTCTAATCCAGATGTGATTTTAGCAGCCTACTCTGGTATTACACAAGAAGAGTACGACACGCTAAGCCAAATCGCTCCAGTAATCGCCTACAAAGAAACTCCATGGGTAACTTCATGGCGTGACCAAGTAACATTAAATTCTGCTGGTATGGGTATGGAAAAAGAAGGTCAACAATTAATCGCGGATACTGAAAAATTAATCGCGGACAAAGCCAATGAATATTCAGCTATTAAAGGCAAAAAAGCAGCATTCGGTATGTTCAATGTAACAGACCTTTCAAAATTCTACATTTACACGCCTGGTGACCCACGTGGTGAATTCTTAACAGATTTAGGTATGGAATATCCAGAAAGCTTAAAAGCATTATCAACTGACGAAAGTTTCTATCTCGAGTTATCTGCTGAACATGCAGATGCATTAGCGGATGTTGAAATCTTTATCGCATATGGTGATAAAAATACCGTAAAAGCTTTACAAGCAGATCCGATTTTAGGTAAAATTCCTGCAATCGAAAAAGGCAATGTTGTCATTGTAGAAGACAACACACCACTTGCAGCAGCTGGTAACCCCAACCCACTATCAATTAAGTACACAATTGATGAGTACTTAACGTTAATTTCGGATGTTGCGAAAAACATTCAGTAA
- a CDS encoding ABC transporter ATP-binding protein yields MTQHTLQAQQLHAGYEQKIILNDVSLSIPQNKISIIIGANGCGKSTLLKTMARLIKPANGEVVLDGKSIHQMPPKQLAKTLGLLPQSPVVPEGITVVDLVGRGRFPHQKLFGSWSKKDYEAVAEALEMMNITEFADRNIDELSGGQRQRVWIAMALAQQTDILFLDEPTTYLDITYQVEILDLLTDLNKKYGTTIVMVLHDINLSARYADYLFTMKQGQLIAEGTPKDIVTSALIKETFQLECSVINDPVSDTPLILPIGRHHAK; encoded by the coding sequence ATGACGCAGCATACACTACAGGCACAACAATTACATGCCGGCTATGAGCAAAAAATCATATTAAATGACGTCAGTTTAAGTATTCCACAAAATAAAATTAGCATCATTATTGGGGCAAACGGCTGCGGCAAATCGACATTACTAAAAACGATGGCACGTCTTATTAAGCCTGCCAATGGTGAAGTTGTGCTCGATGGTAAATCCATACATCAAATGCCACCAAAACAGCTTGCCAAAACACTTGGATTACTACCACAATCCCCTGTCGTACCTGAAGGCATTACCGTTGTGGATTTAGTTGGTCGTGGGCGTTTCCCTCACCAAAAGCTTTTTGGTAGCTGGTCGAAAAAGGATTATGAAGCGGTCGCCGAAGCGTTAGAAATGATGAATATTACAGAATTTGCTGATCGAAACATCGATGAATTATCTGGCGGTCAACGTCAGCGTGTGTGGATTGCAATGGCACTTGCACAGCAAACTGACATCTTATTTTTAGACGAACCAACAACTTACTTAGACATTACGTATCAGGTCGAAATTTTAGATTTACTAACAGACTTAAATAAAAAGTATGGCACAACGATTGTGATGGTATTGCACGATATTAATTTATCTGCGCGCTATGCTGACTATTTATTTACAATGAAACAAGGTCAGTTAATCGCAGAAGGTACACCGAAAGACATTGTAACGAGTGCACTGATTAAAGAAACGTTTCAATTAGAATGCTCGGTGATTAATGACCCGGTGTCTGATACGCCACTCATTCTTCCAATTGGGCGACATCATGCAAAATAA
- the bioB gene encoding biotin synthase BioB, translating to MNWVQLAEEVLEGKLLSNDEALAILHASDDELLLLMQGAFTIRKHYYGKKVKLNMIMNAKSGYCPENCGYCSQSSISTAPIEKYPFITKEEILAGAKQAFENQIGTFCIVASGRGPTRKDVNVVSEAVQEIKEKYGLKVCACLGLLKDEQADQLKTAGVDRYNHNLNTSEKHHDYITTSHTYQDRVNTVEIAKKHGMSPCSGAIIGMRETKQDVVEIAYALHALDADSIPVNFLNAIDGTKLEGTKELDPRYCLKVLALFRYINPTKEIRIAGGREINLGSLQPLGMYAANSIFVGDYLTTEGQEENADYALIRDLGFEIEVNEKQAALQA from the coding sequence ATGAATTGGGTTCAATTAGCTGAAGAAGTTCTAGAGGGAAAATTATTATCAAATGATGAAGCATTAGCCATTTTACATGCATCTGATGATGAATTATTGCTACTTATGCAAGGCGCATTTACGATTCGAAAACATTATTACGGTAAAAAAGTAAAATTAAATATGATTATGAATGCCAAGAGTGGCTATTGTCCTGAAAACTGTGGCTATTGCTCGCAATCTTCCATCTCTACGGCGCCGATCGAAAAATATCCGTTTATTACAAAAGAAGAAATTTTAGCAGGTGCGAAGCAAGCATTTGAAAATCAAATTGGTACGTTTTGCATTGTTGCCAGTGGACGTGGACCGACGCGCAAAGATGTGAATGTTGTTAGTGAAGCGGTTCAGGAAATTAAAGAAAAATACGGATTAAAAGTATGTGCCTGCTTAGGGTTATTAAAAGATGAACAGGCCGATCAGCTAAAAACGGCAGGTGTCGATCGCTACAATCACAATTTAAATACGTCTGAAAAGCATCATGATTATATTACGACTTCGCATACATACCAAGATCGTGTCAATACAGTTGAAATTGCGAAGAAGCATGGTATGTCGCCTTGTTCGGGTGCTATTATCGGCATGCGCGAAACAAAGCAAGATGTTGTCGAAATCGCCTATGCACTGCATGCGCTTGATGCCGATTCCATACCGGTCAATTTTTTAAATGCAATTGATGGTACAAAGCTGGAAGGCACAAAGGAACTAGATCCGCGCTATTGTTTAAAAGTACTTGCCTTATTCCGTTACATCAATCCAACGAAGGAAATTCGAATTGCGGGTGGACGCGAAATCAATTTAGGCTCGTTACAGCCACTTGGGATGTACGCAGCAAATAGTATTTTCGTAGGGGATTATTTAACAACAGAAGGACAAGAAGAAAATGCCGATTATGCGCTGATTCGCGATTTAGGCTTTGAAATTGAAGTCAATGAAAAACAAGCAGCATTGCAAGCGTAA
- a CDS encoding NAD(P)/FAD-dependent oxidoreductase, whose amino-acid sequence MEVFDVTIVGGGPAGLYSAFYSGMRDLKTKIIEFHPYLGGKVNIFLEKMLWDIGGQPPIVAEKFIGQLIEQAMTFEPTVCLNTKVEHIEKQDNVFVISTNNGEKHYSKTVIIAIGGGIFQPIKLEIEGAEKYEMTNLHYTINGIERFAGKDILISGGGNAAIDWAVELLPIAKKLTVIYRSDELKAHEAQVKKLKEHNVEILLNTEIQSLISNDEKTAIEHVVIREGDVEKSVTVDDIIICHGYNREVSLDFAQGILPKRNDNQLFESEGQCQTTTPGIFAVGDIVAYSDKVYLLVGTFNDAVLAVNSAKKYLEPDANSYAMVSSHNEKFRDRNQKILVDMK is encoded by the coding sequence ATGGAAGTATTTGATGTAACAATTGTCGGCGGAGGTCCTGCTGGATTATATAGTGCGTTTTACAGTGGTATGCGCGATTTGAAAACAAAAATTATCGAATTTCACCCGTATTTAGGGGGGAAAGTGAATATTTTCTTAGAAAAAATGCTATGGGATATTGGTGGACAACCACCTATTGTTGCAGAAAAATTTATTGGACAATTAATCGAGCAGGCTATGACTTTCGAACCTACTGTTTGCCTAAATACAAAAGTAGAGCATATCGAAAAACAAGATAATGTTTTTGTCATTTCAACAAATAATGGGGAAAAGCATTATTCGAAAACGGTTATTATCGCAATTGGCGGTGGTATTTTCCAACCAATCAAGCTTGAAATTGAAGGTGCGGAAAAGTATGAAATGACAAACTTACATTATACAATTAACGGAATTGAGCGCTTTGCTGGTAAGGATATCCTAATTTCAGGTGGTGGCAACGCGGCGATAGACTGGGCAGTGGAGCTATTACCGATTGCGAAAAAGCTTACGGTTATTTATCGCAGCGACGAATTGAAAGCCCATGAAGCACAGGTGAAAAAACTAAAAGAGCATAACGTGGAAATTTTACTAAATACCGAAATTCAGTCGCTAATTTCAAATGATGAAAAAACAGCAATTGAGCATGTTGTCATTCGTGAAGGGGATGTAGAGAAATCGGTTACGGTGGATGATATTATTATTTGCCATGGCTATAACCGCGAAGTGTCACTCGATTTTGCACAAGGAATTTTACCGAAGCGTAATGACAATCAACTCTTTGAAAGCGAAGGACAATGTCAGACGACAACTCCAGGTATTTTTGCGGTAGGTGATATTGTTGCGTATTCGGACAAGGTGTATTTGTTAGTTGGAACATTTAACGATGCGGTGCTAGCAGTGAATAGCGCGAAGAAATATTTAGAGCCAGATGCCAATAGCTATGCGATGGTGTCTTCGCATAATGAGAAGTTTAGAGATCGTAATCAAAAAATTTTAGTAGATATGAAATAA
- a CDS encoding biotin transporter BioY, translating into MESVSRSNASWKTIDLVYCGLFSTLMMIGANITSFAPFLTVGGVPITLQTFFAVLAGLVLGKKRGAIACTVYMLIGLAGAPVFAKFNGGFSAILSPTFGFIVTFILIAYVAGVIVEKYQTRIAFIAAALIATILNYILGTNWMYAAYKLWASAPDEFSYGMAWLWMIPPMPKDFVLAIFAGVFAYRLQKVLKILPVK; encoded by the coding sequence ATGGAATCAGTATCACGATCAAACGCATCATGGAAAACAATTGACTTAGTGTATTGTGGTTTATTTTCAACGCTTATGATGATTGGCGCAAACATTACATCATTTGCTCCATTTTTAACAGTAGGTGGCGTACCAATAACTTTACAAACATTTTTTGCCGTGCTAGCGGGCTTAGTGCTTGGAAAAAAGCGCGGGGCAATCGCTTGTACAGTTTACATGCTTATCGGACTTGCAGGAGCACCTGTTTTTGCGAAGTTTAACGGTGGATTTTCAGCAATTTTATCACCAACATTTGGCTTTATCGTAACATTCATCTTAATCGCCTATGTGGCAGGTGTTATTGTAGAAAAATACCAAACGCGCATTGCTTTTATCGCGGCTGCGTTAATCGCGACTATTTTAAATTATATTTTAGGTACGAACTGGATGTATGCTGCTTATAAATTATGGGCAAGTGCACCAGATGAATTTTCATATGGCATGGCATGGTTATGGATGATTCCACCGATGCCAAAAGATTTTGTATTAGCAATCTTTGCAGGGGTTTTTGCTTATCGTTTACAAAAAGTATTGAAAATTTTACCGGTAAAATAG
- a CDS encoding DNA topology modulation protein FlaR has protein sequence MKKQPIHKIHIFGSVGSGKTTMAKNLSKVTGIPCYEIDNAVWIRNPSVDIRRTDQEIERNLQSIVQTNSWIIEGVHTKDWVNQSWQHADIIVFLNTSYFTRTLRIIKRFIKQKLGFEKANYQPTFRLFLNMFKWNKQFEKVDKVRFLQMTEMYEEKLIIINNRQDLNNWINNL, from the coding sequence ATGAAGAAACAACCCATTCATAAAATACATATTTTTGGCTCTGTCGGGAGTGGAAAAACAACTATGGCGAAAAATTTATCTAAAGTGACGGGAATCCCGTGTTATGAAATCGATAATGCTGTATGGATAAGAAACCCCTCTGTAGATATACGAAGAACTGACCAAGAAATTGAACGAAATTTACAATCAATCGTTCAAACAAATAGTTGGATTATTGAAGGGGTACATACGAAGGATTGGGTAAATCAAAGTTGGCAGCACGCGGATATAATAGTATTTCTCAATACGAGCTATTTTACTCGAACTTTACGGATTATTAAGCGTTTCATAAAGCAAAAGCTAGGATTTGAAAAAGCAAATTATCAACCGACATTTAGGCTATTTTTGAATATGTTTAAATGGAATAAACAATTTGAAAAAGTAGACAAAGTACGATTTTTACAAATGACGGAGATGTATGAAGAAAAACTAATTATCATCAATAACAGACAAGATTTGAACAATTGGATTAATAATTTGTGA
- a CDS encoding FecCD family ABC transporter permease, protein MINETMTSIMKARQQRTRRFVLTTLILVLLALGLCATMLMLGNTIYPVKDVVAVLLGEDIKGATFAVGTIRLPRMLAGLFAGFAFGIGGYVFQTMLRNPLANPNVIGITAGSSAAAVFCIIVLHASNTVVSIASIVGGLATTLFIYFLAKGTSFSIGRLILIGIGIQAMLNAFISYLMLIGKTHDIPTALRWLSGSLNGVKMETLTPLMITVAIFTPLLLIFSKRLEMLELGEEMSISLGVDTNKTRILLIICAVLVLALATAVTGPIAFVSFLAGPIAKRLVGSNFSALIPAGLIGVILVLASDLIGQFAFTTRYPVGVITGIIGAPYLIYLLIRINRKGDI, encoded by the coding sequence ATGATAAACGAAACAATGACCTCCATAATGAAAGCAAGACAGCAGCGCACACGACGATTTGTGCTGACAACTTTAATTCTAGTATTACTAGCGCTAGGTTTATGTGCAACGATGCTTATGCTCGGGAATACGATCTATCCGGTAAAGGATGTTGTAGCTGTATTACTAGGTGAAGATATAAAGGGCGCTACGTTTGCCGTTGGTACAATCCGCCTTCCTCGAATGCTTGCTGGCCTTTTTGCTGGCTTTGCGTTTGGTATAGGTGGTTATGTATTCCAAACGATGCTACGTAACCCACTGGCGAACCCAAATGTTATTGGGATAACGGCTGGTTCGAGCGCTGCTGCGGTATTTTGTATTATCGTTTTGCATGCAAGTAATACCGTTGTGTCGATCGCCTCAATTGTTGGTGGTTTAGCGACGACATTATTCATATACTTTTTAGCAAAAGGCACGAGTTTTTCAATCGGCCGCTTAATATTAATCGGCATTGGGATTCAAGCGATGCTGAACGCGTTTATTTCCTATTTAATGCTAATCGGAAAAACGCATGATATTCCGACTGCCCTGCGCTGGTTAAGTGGTAGTTTAAACGGTGTGAAAATGGAGACATTAACGCCACTAATGATTACGGTCGCGATTTTTACACCGCTACTACTCATTTTCTCAAAACGACTTGAAATGCTGGAGCTTGGTGAAGAAATGTCAATTTCACTTGGCGTCGATACAAATAAAACGCGTATTTTATTAATTATTTGCGCGGTATTAGTACTTGCACTAGCAACTGCTGTGACAGGCCCGATTGCATTCGTTTCCTTTTTAGCTGGCCCGATTGCCAAACGTCTTGTTGGCAGCAACTTTTCTGCCCTCATTCCAGCCGGTTTAATCGGTGTTATTTTAGTATTGGCGTCTGATTTAATTGGTCAATTTGCCTTTACGACGAGATATCCAGTAGGTGTCATTACCGGCATTATTGGCGCACCATACTTGATTTACTTATTAATTCGCATCAATCGTAAAGGAGACATATAA
- a CDS encoding FecCD family ABC transporter permease has product MNNLQVSEHKKQLLPKNIVKVVVFLIILLALSIIASLVFGSRTIGMTGLMDGLLHPDVQSHEANVVRQRIVRTIFCFMVGAALGVSGALMQSVTRNPIADPSILGVNTGASLFVVCGIAFFNISSANEYIFLAIAGATLTAIFVFGIGSMGASGATPLKLVLAGAATTAILSSLVTAVMIPRSNVMDQFRFWQVGSVGSGSWDSISLFIPFLVIGLLIALFTAPALNALALGDEVATGLGVRTGTIRLFASLGGVLLCGAATALAGPIGFIGLLATHLVRLVIGSDVRVLIPLSALTGGIILMISDVCGRLLGSPGELQVGILTAFIGAPILIYITMKAKVRSL; this is encoded by the coding sequence ATGAACAATCTACAAGTTTCCGAACATAAGAAGCAATTACTACCGAAAAACATTGTAAAAGTAGTCGTTTTTCTTATCATATTACTTGCGCTTAGCATCATCGCATCGCTCGTATTCGGTTCTCGTACTATTGGCATGACTGGACTGATGGATGGATTACTACATCCTGACGTTCAGTCACACGAGGCCAATGTTGTACGTCAGCGAATTGTACGAACGATTTTTTGTTTTATGGTTGGCGCTGCACTGGGCGTTTCTGGTGCACTTATGCAATCGGTTACCCGCAATCCGATAGCCGACCCAAGTATTTTAGGGGTTAATACGGGCGCATCGCTATTTGTTGTTTGTGGGATTGCTTTTTTCAATATTAGCTCTGCCAATGAATATATCTTTTTAGCGATAGCAGGTGCGACACTCACTGCTATTTTTGTCTTTGGGATTGGTTCGATGGGTGCAAGTGGTGCTACACCGCTGAAGCTCGTCCTTGCTGGTGCTGCAACAACTGCCATTTTATCTTCGCTTGTTACAGCTGTTATGATTCCACGTTCAAACGTCATGGATCAGTTCCGTTTTTGGCAAGTTGGGAGTGTTGGCTCAGGGTCTTGGGATTCGATTTCGTTATTTATTCCGTTTTTAGTCATCGGATTACTCATAGCCCTCTTCACTGCCCCTGCCCTTAACGCACTCGCTTTAGGAGATGAAGTTGCGACAGGACTTGGTGTTCGCACGGGGACAATTCGTTTGTTTGCTTCCCTTGGTGGTGTACTATTATGTGGTGCAGCTACAGCACTTGCTGGTCCAATCGGTTTTATCGGACTGTTAGCAACCCATCTAGTACGCCTTGTCATTGGGTCAGATGTGCGCGTGCTTATTCCGCTATCGGCATTAACAGGTGGCATTATACTCATGATATCTGACGTTTGTGGTCGTCTGCTTGGAAGTCCAGGCGAGCTGCAAGTGGGGATTTTAACAGCCTTTATCGGCGCACCGATTTTAATATACATTACAATGAAAGCGAAAGTGCGTAGCCTATGA